Proteins encoded together in one Cardiocondyla obscurior isolate alpha-2009 linkage group LG07, Cobs3.1, whole genome shotgun sequence window:
- the LOC139103886 gene encoding baculoviral IAP repeat-containing protein 7-B-like isoform X1: MASLTKSGFDHALVICRLDIQISIKFTFKMTTERLDIYTLPPNRLPPQSPIMAHIYIEEADEVDSGDYRFESARLESFKDWPCLWIKPEELAAAGFYYTGEDDMVKCFECQIGISKWKADDNPMADHQRFSGRCRFICNIPCGNVPIGADPNTIPDVPKGMDVCGPYSSIYMPYSGPDHEEIEEKVNCTLIGMASRPKHPRYASYAARLASFDGWPKAQTKESLATAGFYYTGSKDQTMCYHCGGGLNNWEPEDDPWVEHAKWFEYCPYLILTKGMEFVSNITRGTYFATENLPSALNKLNEKLDKDTDTESIASGSSQNSVNSEETSITEVNGGSGEASSSEEQSAQGDKPCDKDARLCKICFSREVRIVFMPCRHLLACAECTKNMKICCVCRKPIERTEQVYIP; this comes from the exons ATGGCGTCTTTAACGAAATCCGGTTTTGACCACGCTTTAGTAATATGTAGGCTAGAT attcaGATAAGTATCAAATTTACCTTCAAAATGACTACTGAACGCCTCGATATTTATACGCTTCCCCCAAATCGTTTACCACCACAATCGCCAATAATGGCTCACATATACATAGAAGAAGCAGATGAAGTTGATAGCGGTGACTATCGATTTGAGTCTGCTCGTTTAGAAAGCTTTAAAGACTGGCCATGTTTATGGATAAAACCAGAGGAACTTGCAGCTGCTGGATTTTATTATACTGGCGAAGACGACATGGTAAAATGTTTTGAATGTCAAATAGGAATAAGCAAATGGAAGGCAGATGACAATCCTATGGCCGATCATCAGAGATTCTCTGGAAGATGTagatttatttgtaatattccATGTGGTAATGTGCCGATTGGTGCAGACCCTAACACGATTCCAGATGTACCTAAAGGAATGGATGTATGTGGGCCTTACAGCTCGATATATATGCCTTATTCTGGGCCGGACCatgaagaaatagaagaaaaagttaattGTACATTGATAGGAATGGCCTCAAGACCAAAACATCCTCGATATGCCAGTTATGCTGCTAGATTAGCTTCGTTTGATGGATGGCCTAAAGCACAAACTAAAGAATCATTAGCAACTGCTGGTTTTTATTATACGGGAAGTAAGGATCAAACAATGTGTTATCACTGTGGTGGAGGTTTAAATAATTGGGAGCCAGAGGATGATCCCTGGGTTGAACATGCTAAATGGTTTGAATATTGTCCCTATCTGATTTTAACTAAAGGGATGGAATTTGTAAGCAACATTACTAGGGGAACATATTTTGCAACA gAAAACCTACCATCTGCACTTAATAAGTTGAATGAAAAACTTGATAAAGATACTGATACTGAAAGTATCGCTAGTGGAAGCTCTCAAAACTCAGTTAATTCTGAGGAAACTAGTATCACAGAAGTAAATGGTGGATCGGGTGAAGCCAGTAGTAGCGAGGAACAATCTGCCCAAGGTGACAAACCGTGCGATAAGGATGCGAGATTGTGCAAAATCTGCTTCAGTAGGGAAGTGCGAATTGTATTTATGCCATGTAGACATTTATTAGCGTGTGCGGAATGtacgaaaaatatgaaaatatgcTGCGTTTGTCGTAAACCTATTGAACGTACTGAACAAGTGTACATCCCATAG
- the LOC139103886 gene encoding baculoviral IAP repeat-containing protein 8-like isoform X2 — MTTERLDIYTLPPNRLPPQSPIMAHIYIEEADEVDSGDYRFESARLESFKDWPCLWIKPEELAAAGFYYTGEDDMVKCFECQIGISKWKADDNPMADHQRFSGRCRFICNIPCGNVPIGADPNTIPDVPKGMDVCGPYSSIYMPYSGPDHEEIEEKVNCTLIGMASRPKHPRYASYAARLASFDGWPKAQTKESLATAGFYYTGSKDQTMCYHCGGGLNNWEPEDDPWVEHAKWFEYCPYLILTKGMEFVSNITRGTYFATENLPSALNKLNEKLDKDTDTESIASGSSQNSVNSEETSITEVNGGSGEASSSEEQSAQGDKPCDKDARLCKICFSREVRIVFMPCRHLLACAECTKNMKICCVCRKPIERTEQVYIP; from the exons ATGACTACTGAACGCCTCGATATTTATACGCTTCCCCCAAATCGTTTACCACCACAATCGCCAATAATGGCTCACATATACATAGAAGAAGCAGATGAAGTTGATAGCGGTGACTATCGATTTGAGTCTGCTCGTTTAGAAAGCTTTAAAGACTGGCCATGTTTATGGATAAAACCAGAGGAACTTGCAGCTGCTGGATTTTATTATACTGGCGAAGACGACATGGTAAAATGTTTTGAATGTCAAATAGGAATAAGCAAATGGAAGGCAGATGACAATCCTATGGCCGATCATCAGAGATTCTCTGGAAGATGTagatttatttgtaatattccATGTGGTAATGTGCCGATTGGTGCAGACCCTAACACGATTCCAGATGTACCTAAAGGAATGGATGTATGTGGGCCTTACAGCTCGATATATATGCCTTATTCTGGGCCGGACCatgaagaaatagaagaaaaagttaattGTACATTGATAGGAATGGCCTCAAGACCAAAACATCCTCGATATGCCAGTTATGCTGCTAGATTAGCTTCGTTTGATGGATGGCCTAAAGCACAAACTAAAGAATCATTAGCAACTGCTGGTTTTTATTATACGGGAAGTAAGGATCAAACAATGTGTTATCACTGTGGTGGAGGTTTAAATAATTGGGAGCCAGAGGATGATCCCTGGGTTGAACATGCTAAATGGTTTGAATATTGTCCCTATCTGATTTTAACTAAAGGGATGGAATTTGTAAGCAACATTACTAGGGGAACATATTTTGCAACA gAAAACCTACCATCTGCACTTAATAAGTTGAATGAAAAACTTGATAAAGATACTGATACTGAAAGTATCGCTAGTGGAAGCTCTCAAAACTCAGTTAATTCTGAGGAAACTAGTATCACAGAAGTAAATGGTGGATCGGGTGAAGCCAGTAGTAGCGAGGAACAATCTGCCCAAGGTGACAAACCGTGCGATAAGGATGCGAGATTGTGCAAAATCTGCTTCAGTAGGGAAGTGCGAATTGTATTTATGCCATGTAGACATTTATTAGCGTGTGCGGAATGtacgaaaaatatgaaaatatgcTGCGTTTGTCGTAAACCTATTGAACGTACTGAACAAGTGTACATCCCATAG